In the Pectinatus sottacetonis genome, TTGCCAAGCTTACTCTTTTTTTCATACCACCGGATAATTCATTAGGCATATAGTGCTTAAATTTTTTTAAGCCTACTAATTCTAATTTATCATCGACTATTTTTTCGATTTCTTTTTCTGTAAAATTGCTGTGTTCATTCAACCCAAACGCAACATTTTCTGCAACTGTCATTGAATCAAATAATGCCGAATATTGAAAAACCATTCCCATCGTCAACCTTATTTCATCGAGTTGTTCTTCATCCATATGAGATATCTCTTTATCTTTTATCCAAATCTCTCCTGTAGTAGGTCGTTCTAACCCGATCATCAATTTTAGCAGTGTACTTTTTCCCGAACCACTGGCACCTATAATTGCTAAGGTTTCACCCTTTTGTATTAATAAATCTATATTTTTTAATACCATATAGTCTTTATAAGATTTGTTAACATTAACTAACTTTATCATTCAGTTCACCTTTTCAGCGATATAAAATTATAGATAAAAAACAATTGAAAAAAAATATCGCTATTATTGCATCAACCACTGATTTTGTTGTTGCCTTGCCTACCCCTTCTGCTCCATTTTCCGCATTTAT is a window encoding:
- a CDS encoding ABC transporter ATP-binding protein → MIKLVNVNKSYKDYMVLKNIDLLIQKGETLAIIGASGSGKSTLLKLMIGLERPTTGEIWIKDKEISHMDEEQLDEIRLTMGMVFQYSALFDSMTVAENVAFGLNEHSNFTEKEIEKIVDDKLELVGLKKFKHYMPNELSGGMKKRVSLARAIAFGPEIILYDEPSSGLDPIMAGKIDNLIKYTQKKMNVTSVVVTHDMNSAYYIADRIAMIYKGQIIALGDVKSIRESKDERVQEFISGGRNNI